From the genome of Luteibacter rhizovicinus DSM 16549:
TCGTGACTGCTCGGTGCATTGAGGGCGAAGTACGCGGCGGCCACGGCGATAGCCAGGGCGATCGCAATCCAGGGCGCATAGTCGGCTAGGGTTCGGCGCATCGGAGGAGGGGCGTCAACGTGATAACGGCGCCCATAGTGGCGGTCGCCGCCCGCCTTGTCGACTTCGACGGCGCGTGAGGACGTCTAGCCCCCGGCTTCACGATCTTCCCATGGCAGCAAGGCGAATCTTGACCTGTCGCAAAACCGGGGAAACGGCTCATGGCCACCGAACACACCAACGCTCTCGGCGCCATGGCAGCCAGCAAGCTGCTTACGATGGCGACGGGTGGGCGCTGGGGTCCGACGATTCTCATCCTCGCGGCGATCATCCTGCTGCGCCGACGTGCAGCGGCACGCGCTGCGGGAAGGGATCTAAAGCGCATTGAATAATGCGCTTACTCCTTTGTCTTATGGTTGTCTTCACCCGTGTCGTCGAGCGGATCGCCTGAGGCGTCCGTCTCCGGTTCACGGGTCGGCGTGCGTGGATCGCTCGGCGGATCGTTCTGGCCGGGATGTTGCGGCGGGCGATTTTTCTCATTAGCCAAGAGGTGTGCTCCGGTCGATAGGGGAGCATCCACCTTGCAGCGATGACGTTGACGATACCGTGCCCGCTGCGTGAGGACGAGGTGGTCGTCGCTCAGTGAATCTTGCGTTTCCGGGCGGAAATCACCGTGTCACCCGGGACAGCGATGCCGGCAAAGACGGCTGACGCCTGGCAACAGGCTTGGTCGGTCAACAAAGGTGTCACGACGGCCATCCATCCTTCTGCGAATGAGCTCTCATCTTGCGGCCGGCATGCCGGTGTATACCGACACATCGCTTCTGCCAGCGCGGCTATCAGTGCGGACGGGTCGGGATGCGTGGCGAATGCGGCGTCGAGCGCCGATTCCAATGCGGCGAGTTTACCGAGGAGGTAAGTGGTGTCTTCCATGAGAAAAGCATGTCCTTACGTGTACGCCTACAAACAGGCGTGGGCGACGATGACACGAACATCAGGTCATGTCACCTCACGCAGCACGGCGTCTACCGCTACAGGCTGGCGTGACCGAGGTTGATGATATGTACACGCTGGTTGTCTCGCCTGCACATCTGGCATTGTATGCGTCCGCAGGCCGCGCGCGATCGATCCGCGCGCAACGAAGCACAGTCGGCCCAGGGAGGGCACTAAATGATTAACGTTGTATTGGTCGACGACCATGAACTGGTCAGGACCGGTTTCCGGATGATCCTGCAGCAGCAAGCGGATTTCCGGGTCAGGGGAGAAGCGGGTACGGCGGAAGAGGGCCTGCGGCTCATCCGTACGCTTGCGCCGGATATCGCGCTTGTGGACGTCCACATGCCGGGCATGAGCGGGGTCGAACTGACCGAGCGTGTAGTGCGCGCCAAGCTGCGCACGAATATCGTCATTCTCACCATCGTCGATGACGCGCGCTTTCCGAAGCGGCTGCTCGATGCGGGTGCGCTTGGGTACCTGACCAAGGGTTGCTCGTCGGACGAGCTTCTCAGTGCCGTACGCCAGGTAGCTTCAGGTCGGCGCTACCTCGCTCCGTCGGTGGCACAGCAGCTCGCCCTCGCCACGCTGGACGGCTCGGAGTCGCCCTTCGATACCCTGTCCACCCGTGAGATGGAAGTCTCGATGATGCTGGTTCGCGGGATGCCGCTTACCTCCATCGGAGAGCGGCTGAACCTGAGCCCCAAGACGGTGTCCACGTACAAGCAGCGCCTGATGGAAAAGCTGCACGTCGATCACGTCGTGGGCCTCGCTCACCTGATGACCGTGCACGGGTTGC
Proteins encoded in this window:
- a CDS encoding response regulator translates to MINVVLVDDHELVRTGFRMILQQQADFRVRGEAGTAEEGLRLIRTLAPDIALVDVHMPGMSGVELTERVVRAKLRTNIVILTIVDDARFPKRLLDAGALGYLTKGCSSDELLSAVRQVASGRRYLAPSVAQQLALATLDGSESPFDTLSTREMEVSMMLVRGMPLTSIGERLNLSPKTVSTYKQRLMEKLHVDHVVGLAHLMTVHGLLDTHNHQVGS